The following proteins are co-located in the Paenibacillus sp. JNUCC32 genome:
- a CDS encoding ATP-binding protein yields MSIYSNIKSKPVSGRRLLGITFLFIVILLSVRLVWFNTITVPEERPFRQGVLDLRAWPADDRSRVALNGEWAFYPNQWKGPDGASQGEPAAADPRWIQVPGPWEGVNENGNQIGYGTYRLKLLVPDRNKTYGIWISDIRTAYRLYVNGELLHESGHPSDLPETHVARIVPHMELIPPTGGDELDIIVEVSNYQYADSGGIRLPIQFGTAEAVMRGKAFSENMQLLVCIVLLLHVIYVFILYLIGYRSRGLFYFAGLILFTLLATLSDDDKLLLVWLPGIPFEWAVKLKVIAYVAISLCLILCTKHLLKPRIKEGFYRAYTLFVVSYAAVYLLLPFHLMVHLSKYLSVVLISAVLFVPSLARKAVSERKEAAIFILLSAVAVSCNIMISGILRFRYFKELPFYPIDLIVAFLGFASFWFIRFTRNSVMLREQAEQLQRADKMKDEFLANTSHELRNPLHGIINMAQTLLERKGSVLEQEDRNQLELITGIGRRMSLLLDDLLDVSLLKDNRVRLNVQSVHLGSAVQGVLDMLRPMAEGKRIELVCEIAEDGPKVWADESRLVQIMFNLIHNAIKYTEAGRITVAAEVIEGRAYVHVRDTGIGMDEKTLSRIFLPYEQGDSGFAASGGGLGLGLGISKQLVELHGGDISVTSAPSQGSDFTFTLKVDDMMKQENADKQEFIADSPASNPEKEKETQSNMSDMHEQDDAESEALALARPSDGRLLIVDDDPVNLKVIHHLLADEGYRIVTVTRAEEALQLLEQGEWDLIISDVMMPQMSGYELSRTIRQRYMLSELPILLLTARNRPEDIHMGFISGANDYLIKPVDHLELKTRVRALLELKQSIKERLHMEAAWLQAQIQPHFLHNTLNSIASLSEVDPSRMIALIAEFSHYLRASYDISNLDRFIPLEQELGLVRSYLYIEGERFGERLRVRWHISDEVAVQQWKLPPLTMQTIVENAVVHGVLARTQGGTVTIRIVREAESAKVIIADDGAGMDPEKLRRMLGSGHRATKGVGLMNTDRRLKQIYGQGLMIDSSRDRGTTVSFVIKKMA; encoded by the coding sequence TTGTCGATCTATTCCAATATCAAATCGAAGCCCGTCTCCGGCAGAAGGTTGCTGGGGATTACTTTTCTGTTTATCGTGATTTTACTTTCCGTGCGCTTGGTCTGGTTCAACACCATTACGGTACCCGAGGAACGTCCGTTCCGGCAAGGCGTGCTGGATCTTCGGGCTTGGCCGGCGGATGACCGGAGCAGGGTCGCCCTGAACGGGGAGTGGGCCTTTTATCCGAATCAATGGAAGGGCCCGGATGGAGCGTCCCAAGGAGAGCCGGCTGCCGCCGACCCGCGCTGGATACAGGTTCCGGGGCCATGGGAGGGCGTGAACGAGAACGGAAACCAAATCGGCTACGGGACTTACCGCCTCAAGCTGCTCGTACCGGATCGGAACAAAACTTACGGCATCTGGATCAGCGATATCCGTACAGCCTATCGTTTGTATGTAAACGGGGAATTATTGCACGAATCAGGACATCCGTCCGATCTGCCAGAGACCCACGTGGCCAGAATCGTCCCCCATATGGAGCTCATCCCCCCGACTGGCGGTGATGAGCTGGATATCATCGTGGAAGTGAGCAACTATCAGTATGCCGATTCAGGCGGGATCCGGCTGCCGATCCAATTCGGAACGGCGGAAGCGGTGATGAGGGGAAAGGCCTTCTCCGAGAACATGCAGCTGCTGGTGTGCATCGTGCTATTGCTCCATGTCATCTATGTTTTTATTTTGTACTTGATCGGCTATCGAAGCAGAGGGCTTTTTTATTTTGCCGGGCTTATTCTGTTTACGCTGCTGGCTACGCTGAGCGACGATGATAAGCTTCTGTTGGTGTGGCTGCCCGGCATCCCTTTCGAATGGGCGGTGAAGCTTAAGGTTATTGCTTATGTCGCGATATCTTTATGCTTGATTCTGTGCACCAAGCATTTGCTAAAGCCGAGGATCAAGGAGGGCTTTTACCGGGCTTACACGTTGTTTGTGGTTTCGTATGCCGCAGTCTATTTGCTGCTTCCGTTTCATCTGATGGTCCATCTCTCTAAATATTTGTCGGTGGTATTGATAAGCGCCGTGCTGTTCGTGCCTTCGCTAGCCAGAAAGGCGGTCAGCGAGCGGAAGGAAGCTGCGATCTTCATCCTGCTGTCGGCGGTTGCGGTTTCCTGCAACATTATGATAAGCGGAATTTTAAGATTCCGGTATTTTAAGGAACTGCCTTTTTACCCGATCGACCTGATCGTTGCGTTTCTCGGGTTTGCTTCCTTCTGGTTTATCCGGTTTACCAGAAACAGCGTCATGCTTAGGGAACAGGCCGAGCAGCTGCAGCGAGCGGACAAGATGAAGGATGAGTTTCTGGCGAATACGTCCCATGAGCTGCGAAATCCGCTGCACGGTATCATCAACATGGCGCAAACGCTGCTGGAACGCAAAGGGAGCGTATTGGAGCAAGAGGATCGCAATCAGTTGGAGCTGATCACCGGCATCGGCAGACGGATGTCACTGCTCCTGGACGACTTGTTGGATGTTTCGTTATTGAAGGACAACCGCGTTCGGTTGAATGTGCAGAGCGTTCACCTCGGTTCGGCTGTTCAAGGCGTGCTGGACATGCTCCGTCCGATGGCGGAAGGCAAGCGAATCGAGCTCGTATGCGAGATCGCGGAGGATGGCCCCAAGGTATGGGCAGATGAAAGCCGTTTGGTTCAAATCATGTTCAATCTGATTCACAACGCCATCAAATATACGGAGGCGGGGCGTATCACGGTGGCTGCCGAGGTCATTGAAGGAAGGGCTTATGTCCACGTTCGCGACACGGGGATCGGTATGGACGAAAAGACGTTAAGCCGAATATTCCTCCCCTACGAGCAGGGAGATTCCGGTTTTGCCGCTTCGGGAGGCGGTTTGGGGCTTGGACTGGGCATCAGCAAGCAGCTGGTTGAGCTCCATGGAGGGGATATTTCCGTAACATCCGCTCCGAGTCAGGGGAGCGACTTTACGTTCACGCTGAAAGTGGACGATATGATGAAGCAGGAGAACGCGGATAAACAGGAGTTTATCGCGGATTCCCCGGCTTCAAATCCAGAGAAAGAGAAGGAGACGCAATCGAATATGTCAGATATGCACGAACAGGATGACGCCGAATCGGAGGCTCTGGCGCTTGCCCGTCCAAGCGACGGCAGGCTGCTTATCGTTGACGACGATCCGGTTAACCTGAAGGTCATCCATCATTTGCTTGCAGACGAGGGGTATCGGATCGTGACCGTTACCCGCGCCGAGGAAGCTCTTCAGCTGTTGGAGCAGGGAGAATGGGATCTTATCATTTCCGACGTGATGATGCCCCAGATGTCGGGGTATGAACTGTCCAGGACGATTCGGCAGAGGTATATGCTATCGGAGCTTCCCATCCTGCTGCTGACCGCCAGAAACCGGCCGGAGGACATACATATGGGGTTCATCTCGGGAGCTAACGATTACTTGATAAAACCGGTGGATCACCTGGAATTAAAAACGAGGGTACGCGCCTTGCTGGAGCTGAAGCAGTCCATTAAGGAGAGGCTGCATATGGAAGCGGCTTGGCTCCAGGCCCAAATCCAGCCGCATTTCCTGCACAACACCTTAAATTCGATCGCTTCGCTAAGCGAGGTGGATCCTTCCCGGATGATTGCGCTCATCGCAGAATTCAGCCATTATCTGAGAGCCAGCTATGATATCAGCAACCTGGACCGTTTCATACCGTTGGAGCAGGAGCTTGGCTTGGTTCGCTCTTACCTGTATATCGAGGGGGAGCGGTTCGGGGAACGGCTGCGTGTCCGTTGGCATATCTCCGACGAGGTTGCCGTGCAGCAATGGAAGCTTCCTCCCTTGACGATGCAGACCATCGTGGAGAATGCGGTCGTTCACGGGGTATTGGCACGGACCCAGGGAGGGACCGTAACCATCCGCATCGTACGAGAGGCTGAATCTGCCAAGGTGATCATCGCGGATGACGGCGCGGGGATGGATCCCGAGAAGCTCCGAAGGATGCTGGGAAGCGGACATCGCGCCACCAAGGGAGTCGGGCTTATGAACACGGACCGCCGTTTGAAGCAGATTTATGGGCAGGGCCTCATGATCGACAGCTCAAGGGACAGAGGAACCACGGTGTCATTTGTCATCAAGAAGATGGCATAA
- a CDS encoding AEC family transporter, translated as MISSFLATIYSVFLPISLPVIGGALLKRFKGIETKGLSALSLYVLSPALIFETLEKALITSNEVTVTVAFCLLNVIILWALSAFAGKMLGLSQTEKSGLALTTIFTNSVNYGLPLVLLAFGQAGLDKASVYVIVQIIIMNTLGVYLAARSHFSAVKAIKTVFTLPSVYAAALAVLFRLTDFQLPEGLNTGVSMLSAAYAPLALVILGAQMVGVREGGASLAVSKRGFWSGMAMRMLVGPLVAWGLLAMLSIEGTLFAVILILSAMPAAVNAVILAEEYDAAPKLVSRCILWTTLASFIVLPAMIGFL; from the coding sequence ATGATCTCTTCTTTTTTGGCTACGATTTACAGCGTATTCCTTCCGATATCGCTGCCCGTCATCGGCGGAGCGCTGCTAAAGCGATTTAAAGGAATTGAAACCAAGGGGCTCTCGGCCCTGTCTTTATATGTGCTGAGCCCGGCACTGATCTTCGAGACGCTGGAAAAGGCTTTGATCACCTCGAACGAGGTGACGGTGACGGTTGCCTTTTGCCTGTTGAACGTGATCATCCTCTGGGCGCTCAGCGCCTTTGCAGGTAAAATGCTGGGCTTGTCCCAGACGGAGAAATCGGGCCTCGCCTTGACCACCATTTTTACCAACAGCGTGAATTATGGGCTTCCCCTCGTGCTGCTTGCATTTGGGCAGGCAGGGCTGGATAAGGCTTCCGTGTATGTCATCGTGCAGATCATCATCATGAATACATTAGGCGTGTATTTGGCAGCGCGGTCTCATTTTTCGGCCGTAAAAGCGATCAAGACCGTATTTACACTTCCTTCGGTTTACGCCGCAGCGCTTGCCGTACTCTTCCGGTTGACGGATTTCCAGCTCCCCGAAGGGTTGAATACCGGCGTTTCCATGCTGTCCGCCGCCTATGCCCCGCTGGCTCTTGTCATACTGGGAGCCCAGATGGTTGGGGTTCGGGAGGGTGGAGCGTCGCTCGCCGTCTCAAAGCGCGGATTCTGGTCGGGCATGGCGATGCGAATGCTGGTGGGCCCGTTGGTGGCTTGGGGATTGCTCGCGATGTTATCCATTGAGGGTACCTTGTTTGCAGTCATTCTGATACTGTCAGCGATGCCAGCAGCCGTGAATGCGGTCATCCTTGCCGAAGAGTACGATGCCGCGCCCAAGCTTGTATCCAGGTGTATTCTGTGGACCACGCTGGCTTCTTTTATCGTTCTGCCTGCCATGATTGGCTTTCTTTAA
- a CDS encoding Rrf2 family transcriptional regulator: MNISSRFAVAIHILSVLEMNKAGVSTSDYIAESVNTNPVVIRRIVGMLSKAGLVEVKPGVAGAKLAKPPSGITLLDIYHAVHVVQEGSLFGIHENSDAKCPVGKHIQTAIVPVFSAAQKAMEDTLHEVNLEQIVRKIHASANGTSIE, from the coding sequence ATGAACATAAGCAGCCGATTTGCAGTGGCCATTCATATTCTTTCCGTGCTGGAGATGAATAAGGCTGGCGTCAGCACTTCAGATTATATTGCGGAGAGTGTGAACACGAATCCGGTGGTCATCCGGCGGATTGTCGGCATGCTCAGCAAAGCGGGCCTGGTCGAGGTGAAACCCGGCGTAGCGGGAGCGAAGCTGGCTAAGCCTCCGTCCGGGATTACGCTGCTGGATATTTATCATGCCGTTCATGTCGTGCAGGAGGGTTCCCTGTTCGGTATTCACGAGAATTCGGACGCGAAATGTCCTGTTGGCAAACATATTCAAACGGCGATCGTTCCGGTGTTCTCGGCCGCCCAGAAGGCCATGGAGGATACGCTGCATGAGGTGAATTTGGAGCAAATCGTCCGGAAAATCCATGCATCTGCTAACGGAACATCCATCGAATAG
- a CDS encoding VOC family protein, with protein sequence MTAIIHPSTKLGPVSLRISNLAQSVRFYTEVVGLKMLRQHGRVAELTADGKQPLLIIEEVSDLTRPQTRTAGLYHFAILVPDRESLGLALANLIAHNMPVGQGDHLVSEALYINDPDGNGIEIYADRPRDTWKRDAKGEYVMTTDPVDVEGLLALSKEKEWLGLPEGTVIGHVHFHVSNLQDARAFYCDVLGFELTAHYGGAALFISAGGYHHHIGLNVWAGLGVPNTPPNAAGMENYTIELPSHEALEAVTGRIREAGLHLEQRDGVWAVQDPSDIWIRLVVA encoded by the coding sequence ATGACAGCCATTATACATCCATCCACAAAGCTCGGACCCGTCTCTCTTCGGATTAGCAATCTGGCACAATCGGTCCGCTTTTACACGGAAGTCGTTGGATTAAAAATGCTGCGCCAGCATGGCCGGGTGGCCGAATTGACGGCGGACGGCAAGCAGCCGCTGCTGATCATTGAGGAGGTTTCGGACCTGACAAGGCCGCAGACCCGGACGGCAGGCCTGTACCACTTTGCGATCCTGGTACCGGATCGGGAATCGCTCGGGCTCGCGCTTGCCAATCTGATCGCCCATAACATGCCGGTCGGCCAAGGCGATCATCTGGTCAGCGAAGCGCTGTACATTAATGATCCGGACGGAAACGGCATCGAGATTTATGCCGACCGGCCACGGGATACCTGGAAGCGCGATGCCAAAGGGGAATATGTGATGACCACCGACCCGGTCGATGTTGAAGGACTGCTGGCTCTCTCCAAAGAGAAGGAATGGCTTGGACTTCCGGAAGGGACCGTCATCGGGCACGTGCATTTCCATGTGTCCAACCTGCAGGATGCCCGCGCATTTTATTGCGATGTGCTGGGTTTTGAGCTGACCGCCCATTATGGGGGAGCAGCGTTGTTTATATCCGCAGGAGGGTACCATCACCATATCGGGCTCAATGTTTGGGCGGGACTCGGGGTACCGAATACGCCTCCGAACGCTGCGGGAATGGAGAATTATACGATCGAGCTTCCGAGCCATGAGGCGCTTGAGGCGGTAACCGGCCGCATTCGCGAAGCGGGGCTGCACCTGGAACAGCGGGACGGCGTCTGGGCCGTTCAAGATCCTTCGGACATCTGGATCCGGTTGGTTGTTGCTTAA
- a CDS encoding ArsR/SmtB family transcription factor — translation MTGVYKIQTHEQLKAIADPLRTKMLMNLVKDAYTGQQLAEMLGITRNNIYFHLKELEKHGIIHVVRKEEKNGIVQKYYRAVASRFIPEDHLLPSLDLVETSRQVFMETLDVTRDKIETAPASSFALDSTSEHHRKNLAGTYLFRATQESFHAFVEEFKGLLDKHFTMEGAESGRSSLSEEEKSYYMSLIAFQDDHENITIR, via the coding sequence ATGACTGGTGTCTATAAAATTCAAACCCATGAGCAGCTCAAAGCGATCGCGGATCCTCTCCGCACCAAAATGCTGATGAATCTGGTGAAGGATGCCTACACCGGACAGCAGCTGGCCGAGATGCTCGGCATCACGCGGAACAATATTTACTTTCATCTCAAGGAGCTGGAGAAGCATGGCATCATCCATGTGGTCAGGAAGGAAGAGAAGAACGGTATCGTGCAGAAATACTATCGCGCCGTTGCAAGCCGCTTCATCCCGGAGGATCATTTGCTGCCAAGCCTGGATTTGGTGGAAACCTCAAGACAGGTATTCATGGAGACGCTTGATGTAACGCGGGACAAAATCGAGACCGCCCCGGCTTCTTCTTTTGCACTGGACAGTACGAGTGAGCACCACAGGAAAAATCTTGCGGGAACCTACCTCTTTCGTGCAACGCAGGAAAGCTTCCATGCTTTTGTGGAAGAATTCAAGGGGCTTCTGGATAAACACTTCACGATGGAAGGTGCCGAATCCGGCAGAAGCTCGCTTTCCGAGGAGGAGAAGAGCTATTATATGTCGTTGATAGCATTCCAAGACGATCATGAGAATATCACCATTCGATAA
- a CDS encoding MBL fold metallo-hydrolase, which produces MDNNQYTIVIDGAWFTVSQLDEGTFAISEYGHWEKVHSFLLIGDERAALIDTGLGIDDMRRITDQLTDLPIMVLTTHVHADHIGSHGQYGEIYVHEAEEDWLVSGIKKLSIEQIRKDISRDITRPVPDSFDPAAYTPYRGQPTGLLRDGDVIELGGRSLVIYHTPGHSPGHIALFEPNRGYLFTGDLLYDETPVYAFYPTTSPGDLVNSLERIANIEGVNRIFGSHNTLGLDPAWLDLVKEAVQELREKDLVRFGTGIHRFNGFSVQF; this is translated from the coding sequence ATGGACAATAATCAATATACCATCGTGATCGATGGTGCGTGGTTTACGGTATCGCAGCTGGATGAAGGCACGTTTGCCATCAGTGAGTACGGGCATTGGGAGAAGGTGCATTCGTTTCTGTTGATAGGGGACGAGCGTGCCGCATTGATCGATACGGGCCTTGGCATCGACGACATGAGGCGGATAACCGATCAGCTGACGGATTTGCCTATCATGGTACTGACCACGCATGTTCACGCAGATCATATCGGCAGTCACGGGCAGTACGGGGAGATTTATGTGCATGAGGCCGAAGAGGATTGGCTGGTCAGCGGCATTAAAAAGCTTTCGATTGAGCAAATCCGCAAGGATATATCACGCGATATTACGAGACCCGTACCGGATTCCTTCGATCCGGCAGCGTACACCCCTTATCGGGGGCAGCCGACCGGCCTGCTTCGGGATGGGGACGTCATCGAGCTTGGCGGGCGAAGCCTGGTCATCTACCATACGCCGGGCCATTCGCCCGGACATATTGCGTTATTTGAACCCAACCGCGGGTACTTGTTCACTGGCGATTTGCTGTATGATGAGACGCCGGTATATGCCTTCTACCCGACGACGAGTCCCGGGGATCTCGTTAACTCGCTGGAGCGGATCGCGAATATCGAAGGCGTAAATCGGATCTTCGGTTCTCATAATACGCTTGGACTGGACCCGGCATGGCTGGACTTAGTAAAAGAAGCCGTGCAGGAGCTCCGGGAAAAAGATCTTGTCCGATTTGGAACGGGCATTCACCGGTTCAACGGATTTTCGGTTCAATTCTAA
- a CDS encoding rhamnogalacturonan lyase, producing the protein MKHGSKLRLHRKLLAAALTLPMIITGSIESLAAPSHQAASSTQQGATKTSRIQLEYLDRGIVSASTSEGNFLSWRLLAGEVTGYDDQGLTGPTFHVYRDGNLIAVVENSTNYLDRSGTSSSSYYVSAVVNGKEVDQSLTSTPWSSPYYDLKLNKPDGGVTPAGEPYTYSANDASVGDVDGDGQYELFVKWDPSNSKDVSQIGYTGNTYIDCYTLEGILLYRIDLGVNIRSGAHYTQFMVYDFDGDGKAEMMLKTAPGTKILRYDPAGNMISQRYITLLPEDMKAGYSNQDDYRLSKTGYYEHMVNLFMNWHQHEEVVSGRWPATLEESFGIDKKYHYPLSRTDAESLVDHFMDTYAPQRSARNNLRAFEGFILDGPEYLSVFEGASGKELETIRYKPGRHDDGLMWGDYAMARIEPGNRVDRFLAAVAYLDGEQPYAVFARGYYTRSTLVSYKWNGRHLSEHWAVDSGWTPMTNPFNDSPHGLDGSDAAFGTLTTQGAHSLSAADVDGDGKQEIVYGSATIDHDGTLLYSSMDVLPPQSADPGAMARLGHGDAMHVTDIDPDRPGLEIFMVHEGGAYAPYGYSLRDAATGGLLYGGYTGKDTGRGMIGDIDPDQRGLETWAVGTWSADGEQLSSTMPGTNMNIKWSADMTTQIVNGNLDQTPVIESWRSGTLLTAEGTRTNNGTKGNPALVADLFGDWREELVVRTTDSSALRIYLSTEVTDRKLYTLMHDPQYRVEVARQNTTYNQPSYTSFYFASDTDFSEVPIPVYQSPGMLNVLDQLVSEYARAGELANPLLSRLSNALKQAEHHISKGSREQALKFLNTFVSQLEEHKKPGAISDRARMNLSYQAWTLIIMWK; encoded by the coding sequence ATCAAGCGGCAAGCAGCACGCAGCAAGGTGCCACAAAAACCAGCCGGATTCAGCTGGAGTATTTGGATAGGGGGATCGTATCGGCCTCAACTTCAGAGGGCAACTTTCTGAGCTGGCGATTGCTTGCCGGAGAAGTAACCGGTTATGACGACCAAGGGCTTACCGGTCCGACCTTTCATGTCTATCGGGACGGCAACCTAATTGCCGTCGTCGAGAACAGCACCAATTACCTGGACCGATCGGGCACGTCATCATCCTCCTATTACGTATCTGCCGTCGTGAATGGAAAAGAGGTCGACCAGAGCCTCACCTCCACTCCCTGGTCCTCCCCCTATTACGATCTGAAGCTAAACAAGCCGGATGGCGGAGTCACCCCGGCTGGGGAGCCTTATACTTACTCTGCCAATGACGCCAGCGTCGGCGATGTGGACGGCGATGGGCAGTACGAGCTTTTTGTCAAATGGGACCCTTCCAACTCCAAGGACGTTTCCCAAATCGGGTATACCGGCAACACGTACATTGACTGTTATACACTGGAGGGCATCCTGCTGTACCGGATCGACCTCGGCGTCAACATCCGTTCCGGCGCCCACTATACGCAGTTCATGGTGTATGACTTTGACGGGGACGGCAAAGCGGAAATGATGCTCAAAACGGCACCGGGCACCAAGATTCTTCGCTATGATCCAGCCGGCAACATGATCTCCCAGAGATACATCACGCTGCTGCCCGAGGATATGAAGGCCGGATATTCCAATCAGGACGATTACCGGCTGAGCAAAACCGGCTACTACGAGCACATGGTAAACCTGTTCATGAACTGGCATCAGCATGAAGAGGTCGTAAGCGGCCGCTGGCCGGCCACGCTCGAAGAAAGCTTCGGCATCGATAAGAAGTACCATTATCCGTTATCCCGTACCGATGCCGAAAGCCTGGTCGATCACTTCATGGACACCTATGCGCCGCAGCGAAGCGCCCGCAACAATCTCCGGGCATTCGAAGGGTTCATCTTGGATGGTCCGGAATATCTCAGCGTATTTGAAGGCGCGTCCGGCAAAGAGCTCGAAACGATCCGGTATAAACCCGGCAGGCATGACGACGGGCTCATGTGGGGCGATTATGCCATGGCCCGGATCGAACCCGGCAATCGCGTGGATCGCTTCCTTGCCGCCGTTGCTTACCTTGACGGGGAACAGCCCTATGCCGTATTCGCCCGCGGTTATTACACCCGATCCACACTCGTATCCTACAAGTGGAATGGCCGGCACTTAAGCGAGCATTGGGCTGTGGACAGCGGCTGGACCCCGATGACCAATCCGTTTAACGACAGTCCGCATGGCCTTGACGGGAGCGATGCCGCATTCGGTACGTTAACGACGCAAGGGGCCCACTCGTTAAGCGCGGCTGACGTCGACGGCGACGGCAAACAGGAAATCGTCTACGGTTCGGCAACGATTGACCATGACGGCACGCTGCTGTACAGTTCCATGGATGTGCTCCCTCCTCAAAGCGCGGATCCGGGAGCGATGGCACGCCTTGGTCATGGGGACGCCATGCACGTCACCGACATCGATCCGGATCGGCCGGGTCTTGAGATCTTCATGGTTCATGAAGGCGGTGCCTACGCCCCTTACGGCTATTCCCTCCGTGATGCGGCAACAGGCGGGCTCCTCTACGGCGGCTATACCGGAAAAGACACCGGACGCGGCATGATCGGCGATATCGATCCCGATCAGCGGGGACTCGAAACATGGGCCGTTGGCACGTGGTCTGCAGATGGAGAACAGCTCTCTTCGACCATGCCGGGCACGAACATGAACATCAAATGGTCTGCGGATATGACCACCCAGATCGTGAATGGTAACTTGGATCAGACACCGGTCATCGAAAGCTGGCGCAGCGGGACGCTGCTAACTGCAGAAGGCACGCGCACCAATAACGGGACGAAGGGAAATCCTGCCCTCGTCGCCGATCTCTTCGGGGATTGGAGAGAGGAACTGGTGGTCCGGACCACGGACAGCTCGGCCCTCCGGATTTACCTGAGCACCGAGGTCACCGACCGTAAGCTCTATACGCTCATGCATGATCCGCAGTATCGGGTCGAGGTTGCCAGACAAAATACAACGTATAACCAGCCCTCTTACACCAGCTTTTATTTCGCATCCGATACGGATTTCTCGGAGGTTCCTATCCCCGTTTATCAATCCCCGGGCATGCTGAACGTGCTGGATCAATTGGTGAGCGAGTATGCCCGCGCAGGGGAACTGGCTAACCCGCTGCTGTCCCGGTTGAGCAATGCCTTGAAGCAGGCAGAGCATCACATAAGCAAGGGCTCCAGGGAACAGGCGCTCAAATTTTTAAATACATTCGTTTCTCAGCTGGAGGAGCATAAGAAACCCGGTGCGATATCGGATAGAGCCCGGATGAACTTGTCCTATCAGGCATGGACGCTCATCATCATGTGGAAATAG